The following DNA comes from SAR324 cluster bacterium.
ACACCTCGGTATTATTGGAAGGTTAAAAAAGGTCAAAGGTCAAAGGTCAAAGGGTACAGACACCCGAAAGGGTGAACCAAAAATGATAAATTGGGGAGTCCTTAAGTTGAAAACCTATTTTAGGATGCATATGAACCCTTAACCTTTTCCCTTTAACCTTTTTTAACCTTTATTGCTGAGGGGATTCTGAGGAGGACTCAGTATTTTTTACTGGAAAGACAATTTCCGAACCATCCTGGAGTAAATGCTGTCCCAGAGTGACCACCTGCCCAGCCAGCAATGGCTGAACAATCTCTACCCATTCCCCCTGAACAATCCCTTGTGTGACAGGTGTGAACACAACTTTCATTTCCTGGGTGTTGGCCAGAAAAATGCCCTTTTGGCCATCCCGCTCCACAATGGCTTTTAAGGGGATAACAGTGGCGTTGGGATGTTCGCTGAATTGAATGGAAACACGCACAAACATTCCGGGCTTTAGTCCGTGATCCGCATTGGGAATTTCAATTTCAACCCGTGCTTCACGGGAAGTTTCCTGGATCATGGGCGCAATCCTTACGACTTTCCCGTGAAACGTTTTCTGTCCCATGACATCATTGAATACGACAGCGTTTTGTCCGGGGTTTAATTTGAAATATTCCCGTTCTGTCACATGAATCACCGCAACCAGTGATGAAATATCCAGAATGGAAACAATGGGTGAGTTGGGACTCAGCAAAGCGCCTTCATCCACAAAACGCTCTCCCACCACCCGTTCCCGCAGGGGAATCTCATCCCAGACCGCACTGATTCTGGTGTAGGACAGTCTGATATTGGCCGCTTCCAATTCCGATTGTTTTTCAGTCACCTGAGCTTGTGCCACCCGGTAATCGGCCTGTTGCTGGGCAAATTGAGATTCCGCGTTTTCCAGTTCAGTGGCAGACAGCAACTTTTTATTCTTTAACGCACGGGATCTTTCCAGTTGTCTGCGCGCCAGTTCCATTGCGTTGAGTCTTGTTTCCATATTGGCTTTGGCGACCTCCACCGCAGCTTGTGCCTGATGGCTTTGTTGCACATATTCATCATCATCCAGTTGCGCCAGCAATTGATTGGGCTTCACACTGTCGCCAATATTCACCCACAGTTTTTTGAGATGTCCGTTGATTTTGGGGGCCACCACAACTCTGGATCTGGCAAACAATGTCCCCGTGAACTGGCCAATATCCTGAATCAGTCGTTGCTGAACCGCTTCTGTTTCAACCGCCACGGCTAATGACCCTTTTTTTTTGCCTGAAGGTCCACCAGAACTCATGAGACGTTCATAAACCTGCCATCCAGTCAACCCTGCCAATGTCAACAGTAGCAGTGTGGTAATTATTTTTTTCATAAAAGAACTCCTGTAGGATTTTCAGGTCAAGTATTGATCATTGGTGCCAAAACTTCATCGAAGTTCCGTTTTCAGCGGGCAGACCGATCTATCAGAACCTGAACAATTTTTCGAGCGTATGAGCGGTCAGAATACGTTCAGCCAAGGTTTCCAATTGAAAAAAGACCAGACAAAATGTTTCACATCAAACGGAACCACTGCCGATTGCTTTCGCTAATACATAAAATGTGTTGTAGGGCCAGATCCAGTTTCCCAGTTTTTTGCTGGATAACGGGAAATGCCTTTGTTGCAGTACTTGAAATCCGGCTTTTTCTATTATTTCCGGCAAATTATGTTCATCCCAATACGTGACATGTGTTGGATCCATCCCCCATCCTTTTTTGTTAGGAACAACGATTAGCAGATTTCCGCCCTGTTTCATGACTCTTTTGGTTTCTTTCAGACAGGCCTCAGGCTGATCAATGTGTTCAAACACATTGTCCAGCAGCACACTGTCAAATTGTGCCTCTGAAAATGGAAGATTTGTGGCCGTCCCCCTGCGAACATCGAGTTTCTGGTTCCGACAGAAGTCCACAACATCCTGATTCACATCCACACCGATAAACTGATCAGCCATTTGCAGGAATTCGCCAAGACCACAGCCTATCTCCAGTCCTCGTCCGGGTAATACCGATAAATAAACTGGGTAAAGAAGCTTTTTTCTGTAATAATAGCTCAATTGCTTGCGTTGGTTTAAATATTCAAAATAA
Coding sequences within:
- a CDS encoding efflux RND transporter periplasmic adaptor subunit, whose protein sequence is MKKIITTLLLLTLAGLTGWQVYERLMSSGGPSGKKKGSLAVAVETEAVQQRLIQDIGQFTGTLFARSRVVVAPKINGHLKKLWVNIGDSVKPNQLLAQLDDDEYVQQSHQAQAAVEVAKANMETRLNAMELARRQLERSRALKNKKLLSATELENAESQFAQQQADYRVAQAQVTEKQSELEAANIRLSYTRISAVWDEIPLRERVVGERFVDEGALLSPNSPIVSILDISSLVAVIHVTEREYFKLNPGQNAVVFNDVMGQKTFHGKVVRIAPMIQETSREARVEIEIPNADHGLKPGMFVRVSIQFSEHPNATVIPLKAIVERDGQKGIFLANTQEMKVVFTPVTQGIVQGEWVEIVQPLLAGQVVTLGQHLLQDGSEIVFPVKNTESSSESPQQ
- a CDS encoding methyltransferase domain-containing protein — encoded protein: MDDYFEYLNQRKQLSYYYRKKLLYPVYLSVLPGRGLEIGCGLGEFLQMADQFIGVDVNQDVVDFCRNQKLDVRRGTATNLPFSEAQFDSVLLDNVFEHIDQPEACLKETKRVMKQGGNLLIVVPNKKGWGMDPTHVTYWDEHNLPEIIEKAGFQVLQQRHFPLSSKKLGNWIWPYNTFYVLAKAIGSGSV